In the genome of Planctomyces sp. SH-PL62, the window CGAGCCAGGGGGCCTTCCAGCAGGTCGGATCGGCCCTCAGGGCGCCTTCGTAAATCTCGTTGATGACGTCGTTGAGCGCCTCGGCCAGCTCCTCGCCCCGCGCCGAGGCCCGGTAGTAGCGCTCGGCGGCCTGGCCGATCAGGATGAGGGCCTCGGCGTCCTTCGCCACCTCGTCGCGATGGGTGTTGTAGCGGTCGACGAACCACTTGCAGGCGTCGACGGCCTTCTCCAACTCACCCCGAGACTCCAGCAGCCGGACGGCGACCCAGCGCCCGAGGAGGTCGTCGGCGTCGATCGCCGACGCCCGTGCGACGGCCTCGTCGGCCGCCTCCCATCGACCCCGCTGGAAGTGCAGCTCGGCGAGCTTCGCGGGGATTTTCGCCGACTTCGGCTCCCCGGCCTCGGCCGCTTTCAGGATCTCGATCGCCTCGTCGGATTCGCCCTGGGCGGCCTTGGCCTCCGCCTTGCCCAGCGCGATCGTGCGTTCCAGGTCGGGAGTGAGGCCGTCGGGCTTCTCGCGGGCGGCTTTCGCCAGGGCGTCGTACGCCTCGTCCGCCTCGGCGTATCGGCCGCTCGCCATGAGCCGTCGCGGCTCGTCCGCATCGATCGCGCCGCCCGCCTGGGCGACCAGGGCCGTCAGCAAGATGAACGTTCCGTAAGCCATGGAAGCTCCCTCCTCGGAGTCGGTCCCTTCACGTTACCAGATGGAGGCCGGAGATGGCAGCACCCCACCCTCGCGGCCTGAACCGGCGTTGATTTGCGAGCCGAGACCTTGCGAGTTCGGGCCGGCTCGCGGTACAGTTCGGCCAATCCGATGGGCGTTCGGCGCGATGCGTCGAACAGGAAGCCGGTGAGAATCCGGCGCGGGACCGCCGCTGTAAGCGAGGAGGTCTCCGGACGAAACGCCACTGCGAGCTTTGCTCGTGGGAAGGCGTCCGGGGACTGATCGACTCGCGAGCCAGAACACGGCCCATCGGGCACCCAGTCGATGCTTCGGCCTCAAGCATCCGGGGAAGGCGTCTCGCCGCGCTCCGCGCGTCGGCCGAGTCCGCGCCTTTCGTCCTTCCGCGAGGCCGCCCCCCGAAGGCTCCGGAAAGGCCAGCCCTTGAAACCCCTCCCCCCGCCGATTCGCGTCCGTCGATCCCTCGCGCCGATCTCCGCATCGGCGGGCCGGACGCGACGGCCTCGTCGTGCGCTGAGTGTGGCTCGGGAGGGCTCGAGCACGCGCTGATCCGGCTCCCCCTCCAAGGGGCGTGCGCCGAGAACCGAACCCGTCGCCGCGCGAGCGGGGCCGCGGGCCTGGGGAACGTGCGCGCTGCGATGAACATCCCCGTGGATTCGCTCGATGACGGAAAGGCAAGTTTTGATGAATAGCCTCGCGACGGTTCGTTCGATGGGTCGGGGCGGTTTGCTCGGCCTCCTCGTCCTTTGCGGCCTCTCCCCGGCCCTCGCCGACTTCGACCCCCAGATCGGCCAGCCCGGTTCGAAGGGGATCGCGGCGTCGAGCCCGGACTTCCAGGGCTGGGCGGCCTCGGTGGTCGACTTCGTTCCCGGGCCGCAGAACGCGTCCAACCCCGGCGGCCCGCTCGCCAACGTCGGCACGGCCGAGAACGCGCTTGGCTCGCCGACGAGCGGCCTCGTCTCGCTGGGCGACGGCGGCTCGATCACCCTGGGTTTCGACGCCCCGATCCGGAACGGCGACGGCGCCGATTTCGCGGTCTTCGAGAACGGCTTCCTCGCCTCCGCGGGGAGCTTCCTGGCGTACCTGGAACTGGCGTTCGTCGAGGTCTCGACCGACGGCCTGAACTTCTTCCGCTTCGACGCGACCTCGCTCACCCCGACCACGACGCAGGTCGGCGGCTTCGCCAACCTCGACGCCCGCAACCTGAACAACCTGGCCGGGAAGTACATCGCCGGCTACGGCACCGGCTTCGACCTGGCCGAACTGGCCGGCGTCTCGCCGCTGCTGGACGTCATGAACGTGAACTTCGTGCGGATCATCGACGTGGTGGGCTCGATCGACCCGGCCCACGGGAGCTATGACTCCCACGGCAACCTCGTCAACGACCCGTACGCGACGCCGTTCGGCTCCTCGGGCTTCGACCTGACCGGCGTGGGCGTGATCCACTTCGCGACCCCGGCCGCCGTCCCTGAGCCGTCGAGTCTGGCGATGGGCGGGATCGGGTTCGTGCTCCTGGTCGCGGCGATCCGCATGCGGCGGGTAGCGTAAAAGCCCGACCGGCGGGCCTTCGCGCCCAGACCTTCACCCCTGGCGGGAGAAGGGGGCC includes:
- a CDS encoding PEP-CTERM sorting domain-containing protein; translation: MNSLATVRSMGRGGLLGLLVLCGLSPALADFDPQIGQPGSKGIAASSPDFQGWAASVVDFVPGPQNASNPGGPLANVGTAENALGSPTSGLVSLGDGGSITLGFDAPIRNGDGADFAVFENGFLASAGSFLAYLELAFVEVSTDGLNFFRFDATSLTPTTTQVGGFANLDARNLNNLAGKYIAGYGTGFDLAELAGVSPLLDVMNVNFVRIIDVVGSIDPAHGSYDSHGNLVNDPYATPFGSSGFDLTGVGVIHFATPAAVPEPSSLAMGGIGFVLLVAAIRMRRVA